In Streptomyces sp. SID8374, one genomic interval encodes:
- a CDS encoding lytic transglycosylase domain-containing protein has protein sequence MAAHIRRRLRKGATTTAVAAAAVAALAASQAPAAPLAEGSTGGDQQSAGGESGGPEDSAATGNSPYYTDLPPLVTPDRPGSSSNLPAATGSAEAGIPASVLAAYKQAEQSVAATDPACRLPWQLLAAIGKVESGQARGGQVDANGTTLSPILGPALNGQGFALIKDTDGGAYDGDAVHDRAVGPMQFIPSTWAVWGQDANGDGRKDPNNIYDAALAAGRYLCAGGRNLAVAADLDRAVLSYNRSTEYLRTVRSWFSYYQRGTHEVPDGGGVLPTAPSTPTPSPTPTPVGTPSTKPSPSPSKPGTTKPSPSPSKPGGGTTSPTPTPPPTPTPPPKPTPSPADTLGSLENAGTGPLTATAGSTFDERVSVRARNALGAPMAQLPVTFTVTGTTGALFDGGRKTVTVITKADGTATAPALKAGEKTGDFTVTATAGTTRPRTLTYKASVTARQADKLQRTDDKALVAAPGEKFADAVTVKATYKGAAAAGVAVTATMVKDSLGLIDNDKGPYFKGADGKPLRTLTLTTDADGLLQLPEIFADENPGTYKLRLTTEGGAPIVIELTVQAPEETETPEA, from the coding sequence ATGGCAGCGCACATTCGCCGACGGCTGCGCAAGGGGGCCACGACCACCGCGGTGGCGGCGGCCGCCGTGGCGGCGCTCGCGGCGTCGCAGGCACCCGCGGCCCCGCTGGCCGAAGGGTCCACGGGCGGCGACCAGCAGTCCGCCGGCGGTGAGTCGGGCGGCCCGGAGGACAGTGCCGCCACCGGCAACTCGCCGTACTACACCGACCTTCCGCCCCTCGTCACGCCCGACAGGCCCGGTTCGTCCAGCAACCTCCCGGCCGCCACCGGCAGCGCGGAAGCGGGCATTCCGGCCTCCGTCCTGGCCGCGTACAAGCAGGCCGAGCAGTCCGTCGCCGCCACCGACCCGGCCTGCCGGCTGCCCTGGCAGCTCCTCGCCGCGATCGGCAAGGTCGAGTCCGGCCAGGCCCGCGGCGGCCAGGTCGACGCGAACGGCACCACCCTCTCCCCGATCCTCGGCCCGGCCCTCAACGGCCAGGGCTTCGCGCTCATCAAGGACACCGACGGCGGGGCGTACGACGGCGACGCCGTCCACGACCGCGCGGTCGGCCCGATGCAGTTCATCCCGTCCACCTGGGCCGTCTGGGGCCAGGACGCCAACGGTGACGGCCGCAAGGACCCCAACAACATCTACGACGCGGCGCTCGCCGCCGGCCGCTACCTCTGCGCGGGCGGCCGCAACCTCGCCGTCGCCGCCGACCTCGACCGGGCGGTGCTGAGCTACAACCGGTCGACGGAGTACCTGCGTACGGTCCGCTCCTGGTTCTCGTACTACCAGCGCGGCACGCACGAGGTGCCCGACGGCGGCGGCGTCCTCCCCACCGCGCCCAGCACCCCGACGCCGAGCCCGACCCCGACCCCCGTCGGGACGCCGAGCACGAAGCCGTCCCCGTCGCCCTCCAAGCCCGGCACCACGAAGCCGAGCCCGAGCCCCTCCAAGCCCGGCGGCGGCACCACCAGCCCGACCCCGACGCCGCCTCCCACCCCGACCCCGCCCCCGAAGCCGACCCCGTCCCCGGCCGACACCCTCGGCTCCCTGGAGAACGCCGGCACCGGCCCCCTCACCGCCACCGCCGGCTCCACGTTCGACGAGCGGGTCTCCGTCCGCGCCCGCAACGCCCTCGGCGCACCGATGGCCCAGCTGCCCGTCACCTTCACCGTCACCGGGACCACCGGCGCCCTCTTCGACGGCGGCAGGAAGACGGTCACGGTCATCACCAAGGCCGACGGCACCGCCACCGCACCCGCGCTCAAGGCGGGCGAGAAGACCGGCGACTTCACGGTGACCGCCACCGCGGGCACCACCCGGCCGCGCACCCTGACCTACAAGGCGAGCGTCACCGCCCGCCAGGCCGACAAGCTCCAACGGACCGACGACAAGGCGCTCGTCGCCGCACCCGGCGAGAAGTTCGCCGACGCCGTCACCGTCAAGGCCACCTACAAGGGCGCTGCCGCCGCCGGGGTGGCCGTCACCGCCACCATGGTCAAGGACAGCCTGGGGCTCATCGACAACGACAAGGGCCCGTACTTCAAGGGCGCGGACGGCAAGCCGCTGCGCACCCTGACCCTCACCACGGACGCCGACGGCCTGCTCCAGCTCCCGGAGATCTTCGCCGACGAGAACCCGGGCACCTACAAGCTGCGGCTCACCACCGAGGGCGGCGCCCCGATCGTCATCGAACTCACCGTCCAGGCCCCGGAGGAGACGGAAACCCCCGAAGCCTGA
- a CDS encoding branched-chain amino acid ABC transporter permease produces MNELPQQLVNGLLLGSMYGLVAIGYTMVYGIVQLINFAHGEIFMTGGFGALTVWLILPSGTSVLLALPLMLIGAIVVATTIAVGAERFAYRPLRGGPRLAPLITAIGLSLALQQAVWAWYPGAKSARTFPEIPGGPFELGPVTIQTGDVFLLIAAPVSMAVLGYFVIKTRTGRGMQATAQDPDTAKLMGINTDRIIVVAFALGATFAAIGAVAYGLKYGEVQFRMGFLLGLKAFTAAVLGGIGNIYGAMIGGLTLGVAETMAAAYIAEVPGLEQLGGQSWANAWAFVLLILVLLFRPQGIMGERVADRA; encoded by the coding sequence GTGAACGAACTGCCGCAACAGCTGGTCAACGGCCTGCTACTCGGATCGATGTACGGGCTCGTCGCCATCGGCTACACGATGGTCTATGGCATTGTCCAGCTCATCAACTTCGCCCACGGCGAGATCTTCATGACCGGCGGCTTCGGGGCCCTCACGGTCTGGCTCATACTCCCCAGCGGCACCAGCGTGCTGCTCGCACTCCCCCTCATGCTCATCGGCGCGATCGTCGTCGCCACCACCATCGCGGTCGGAGCGGAACGATTCGCCTACCGACCGCTCCGCGGCGGACCACGCCTCGCACCCCTCATCACCGCCATCGGCCTCTCGCTCGCCCTCCAGCAAGCCGTATGGGCCTGGTACCCGGGCGCCAAGTCCGCCCGCACCTTCCCCGAAATCCCCGGCGGACCCTTCGAGCTCGGCCCCGTCACCATCCAGACCGGTGACGTCTTCCTGCTCATCGCCGCCCCCGTGTCGATGGCCGTCCTCGGCTACTTCGTCATCAAGACCCGCACCGGCCGCGGCATGCAGGCCACCGCGCAGGACCCCGACACCGCCAAGCTCATGGGCATCAACACCGACCGCATCATCGTGGTCGCGTTCGCCCTCGGCGCCACCTTCGCCGCCATCGGAGCCGTCGCCTACGGCCTCAAGTACGGCGAGGTCCAGTTCCGCATGGGCTTCCTGCTCGGCCTCAAGGCCTTCACCGCAGCCGTCCTCGGCGGCATCGGCAACATCTACGGCGCCATGATCGGCGGCCTCACCCTCGGCGTCGCCGAGACCATGGCCGCCGCCTACATCGCCGAAGTCCCCGGCCTCGAACAGCTCGGCGGCCAGTCCTGGGCCAACGCCTGGGCGTTCGTACTCCTCATCCTCGTGCTCCTCTTCCGGCCCCAGGGCATCATGGGCGAGCGCGTCGCGGACAGGGCGTGA
- a CDS encoding branched-chain amino acid ABC transporter substrate-binding protein produces the protein MRHRSLLILTAVLTTGALTLTACGSRDDSNNSGGGDGGTTTVVIGLDAPLTGDLSALGLGIKNSADLAVKQANAKKYVEGVTFEIQALDDQAQPSSGQQNASKFVANKKVLGTVGPLNSSVGESMQKVLADAKLAQVSPANTSPSLTQGQKWNEGTKERPFASYFRTSTTDAVQGPFAAQYLFNDAKKKKVFVIDDKKTYGAGLAGTFKAEFEKLGGTIAGTEHIDPETKDFSSVATKVKSSGADVVYYGGEYPAAGPLSKQIKKAGAKIPLVGGDGIYSGEYIKLSGAEGVGDLATSVGAPIETLPSAKDFVANYEKAGYKEPFEAYGGYSYDAAWSIIEAVKAVVEANDGKLPSDARAQVAEAVGKVDFDGVTGKVSFDEYGDTTNKQLTVYEYKDGAWAAVKSGELTS, from the coding sequence GTGCGACACCGTTCTTTGCTCATACTCACTGCCGTGCTCACCACCGGAGCACTCACCCTCACCGCCTGCGGTTCGCGCGACGACAGCAACAACAGCGGCGGCGGCGACGGTGGCACCACGACCGTCGTCATCGGCCTCGACGCCCCGCTCACCGGCGACCTCTCCGCCCTCGGCCTCGGCATCAAGAACTCCGCCGACCTCGCCGTCAAGCAGGCCAACGCCAAGAAGTACGTCGAAGGCGTCACCTTCGAGATCCAGGCCCTCGACGACCAGGCCCAGCCGTCGTCCGGCCAGCAGAACGCGAGCAAGTTCGTCGCCAACAAGAAGGTCCTCGGCACCGTCGGCCCGCTGAACTCGTCCGTCGGCGAGTCCATGCAGAAGGTCCTGGCCGACGCCAAGCTCGCCCAGGTCTCCCCGGCCAACACCTCGCCCTCCCTCACCCAGGGCCAGAAGTGGAACGAGGGAACCAAGGAGCGCCCCTTCGCCTCCTACTTCCGCACCTCGACCACCGACGCCGTCCAGGGCCCCTTCGCGGCGCAGTACCTCTTCAACGACGCCAAGAAGAAGAAGGTCTTCGTCATCGACGACAAGAAGACCTACGGCGCCGGCCTCGCCGGCACCTTCAAGGCCGAGTTCGAGAAGCTCGGCGGCACCATCGCCGGCACCGAGCACATCGACCCCGAGACCAAGGACTTCTCCTCGGTCGCCACCAAGGTCAAGAGCTCCGGCGCCGACGTCGTCTACTACGGCGGCGAGTACCCTGCGGCCGGCCCCCTCAGCAAGCAGATCAAGAAGGCCGGCGCCAAGATCCCGCTCGTCGGCGGCGACGGCATCTACAGCGGCGAGTACATCAAGCTCTCCGGCGCCGAAGGCGTGGGCGACCTCGCCACCTCGGTCGGCGCGCCGATCGAGACCCTGCCCTCCGCCAAGGACTTCGTCGCGAACTACGAGAAGGCCGGCTACAAGGAGCCCTTCGAGGCTTACGGCGGCTACTCCTACGACGCCGCCTGGTCGATCATCGAGGCCGTCAAGGCCGTCGTCGAGGCCAACGACGGCAAGCTCCCGAGCGACGCCCGCGCCCAGGTCGCCGAGGCCGTCGGCAAGGTCGACTTCGACGGCGTGACCGGCAAGGTCTCGTTCGACGAGTACGGCGACACCACCAACAAGCAGCTCACCGTCTACGAGTACAAGGACGGCGCCTGGGCCGCGGTCAAGTCCGGCGAACTGACCAGCTGA
- a CDS encoding FdhF/YdeP family oxidoreductase: protein MASKPPTGDPVQDAPQVEAAPHAAAGLPAVAHSLRIAQQQMGVRRTAQTLLKVNQKNGFDCPGCAWPEGDKRHTAEFCENGAKAVAEEATLRRVTPGFFAAHPVADLAERSGYWLGQQGRITEPVYLPEGADRYEAITWERAFAIIAEELTALDSPDEALFYTSGRTSNEAAFLLQLFAREFGTNNLPDCSNMCHESSGSALNETIGIGKGSVSLEDIHQADLIIVAGQNPGTNHPRMLSALEKAKNAGAKIISVNPLPEAGMERFKNPQTPHGMLKGTPLNDLFLQIRIGGDQALFRLLNKLILATEGAVDTAFVTEHTHGYEEFAKAAEAADWDETLTATGLTRAEIEEALALVLASQRTIVCWAMGLTQHKHSVPTIREVVNFLLLRGNIGRPGAGVCPVRGHSNVQGDRTMGIFERPAPAFLDALDKEFGITSPRHHGYDVVRSIQALRDGEAKVFFAMGGNFVAATPDTAVTEAAMRRARLTVHVSTKLNRSHAVTGTRALILPTLGRTDKDVQAGGKQFVTVEDSMGMVHASRGNLTPAGPHLLSEPAIVARLARAVLGANSRTPWEEFERDYATIRDRISRVVVGFEDFNTRIARPGGFTLPHAPRDERRFPTATGRANFTAAPVEFPELPEGRLLLQTLRSHDQYNTTIYGLNDRYRGIKNGRRIVMVNPDDAAALGLADGSYTDLVSEWKDGVERRAEGFRVVHYPTARGCAAAYYPETNVLVPLGSTADTSNTPASKSVVIRFENPRSDSEAPGED from the coding sequence ATGGCCAGCAAGCCGCCCACCGGTGACCCGGTCCAGGACGCCCCACAGGTCGAGGCGGCCCCGCACGCCGCCGCCGGGCTGCCCGCCGTCGCCCACTCCCTGCGCATCGCGCAACAGCAGATGGGCGTGCGCCGCACCGCGCAGACCCTCCTCAAGGTCAACCAGAAGAACGGGTTCGACTGCCCCGGCTGCGCCTGGCCCGAGGGCGACAAGCGGCACACCGCCGAATTCTGCGAGAACGGGGCCAAGGCCGTCGCCGAGGAGGCGACGCTGCGCCGCGTCACCCCCGGCTTCTTCGCCGCGCACCCCGTCGCCGACCTCGCCGAACGCAGCGGCTACTGGCTCGGCCAGCAGGGCCGGATCACTGAGCCGGTGTACCTCCCCGAGGGCGCCGACCGGTACGAGGCCATCACCTGGGAGCGCGCCTTCGCGATCATCGCCGAGGAGCTGACCGCACTCGACTCCCCCGACGAGGCCCTCTTCTACACCTCGGGGCGCACCAGCAACGAGGCCGCGTTCCTCCTCCAGCTCTTCGCCCGCGAGTTCGGCACCAACAACCTCCCCGACTGCTCCAACATGTGCCACGAGTCGTCCGGCTCGGCGCTCAACGAGACCATCGGCATCGGCAAGGGCAGCGTCTCCCTGGAGGACATCCACCAGGCCGACCTGATCATCGTCGCCGGGCAGAACCCCGGCACCAACCACCCCCGGATGCTCTCCGCCCTGGAGAAGGCGAAGAACGCCGGGGCGAAGATCATCTCGGTGAACCCGCTCCCCGAAGCGGGCATGGAGCGGTTCAAGAACCCGCAGACCCCGCACGGCATGCTCAAGGGCACCCCGCTCAACGACCTGTTCCTCCAGATCCGCATCGGCGGCGACCAGGCCCTCTTCCGCCTCCTCAACAAGCTGATCCTGGCCACCGAGGGCGCCGTCGACACCGCGTTCGTCACCGAACACACCCACGGTTACGAGGAGTTCGCCAAGGCCGCCGAAGCAGCCGACTGGGACGAGACCCTCACCGCCACCGGCCTCACCCGCGCCGAGATCGAAGAGGCCCTCGCCCTCGTCCTCGCCTCGCAGCGCACCATCGTCTGCTGGGCGATGGGCCTCACCCAGCACAAGCACTCCGTTCCCACCATCCGGGAAGTCGTCAACTTCCTTCTCCTGCGCGGGAACATCGGCCGCCCCGGCGCCGGTGTCTGCCCGGTGCGCGGCCACTCCAACGTCCAGGGCGACCGCACCATGGGCATCTTCGAACGGCCCGCACCGGCCTTCCTCGACGCCCTCGACAAGGAGTTCGGCATCACCTCGCCCCGCCACCACGGCTACGACGTGGTGCGCTCCATCCAGGCCCTGCGCGACGGCGAGGCCAAGGTCTTCTTCGCGATGGGCGGCAACTTCGTCGCCGCGACCCCCGACACCGCCGTCACCGAGGCCGCGATGCGCCGCGCCCGCCTCACCGTCCACGTGTCGACCAAGCTCAACCGCTCCCACGCCGTCACCGGCACCCGCGCGCTGATCCTGCCGACGCTCGGCCGCACCGACAAGGACGTCCAGGCGGGCGGCAAGCAGTTCGTCACCGTCGAGGACTCCATGGGCATGGTCCACGCCTCCCGAGGCAACCTCACCCCCGCCGGCCCCCACCTGCTCTCGGAACCGGCGATCGTCGCCCGCCTCGCACGGGCGGTGCTCGGCGCCAACTCCCGTACACCGTGGGAGGAGTTCGAGCGGGACTACGCCACCATCCGCGACCGCATCTCCCGAGTCGTCGTGGGCTTCGAGGACTTCAACACCCGCATCGCCCGCCCCGGCGGCTTCACCCTCCCCCACGCCCCCCGCGACGAGCGCCGCTTCCCCACCGCCACCGGCCGCGCCAACTTCACCGCCGCCCCCGTCGAGTTCCCCGAACTCCCCGAAGGCAGGCTCCTGTTGCAGACCCTGCGCTCCCACGACCAGTACAACACCACCATCTACGGCCTGAACGACCGCTACCGGGGCATCAAGAACGGCCGCCGCATCGTCATGGTCAACCCCGACGACGCGGCCGCCCTCGGCCTTGCCGACGGCTCCTACACCGACCTCGTCAGCGAGTGGAAGGACGGCGTGGAGCGCCGCGCGGAAGGCTTCCGCGTCGTCCACTACCCCACCGCCCGCGGCTGCGCCGCCGCCTACTACCCCGAGACCAACGTCCTGGTCCCGCTGGGCTCCACCGCGGACACCAGCAACACCCCGGCCAGCAAGTCCGTCGTCATCCGCTTCGAGAACCCCCGGAGCGACTCCGAGGCTCCTGGGGAAGACTGA
- a CDS encoding hotdog fold thioesterase, which produces MGEQTAPLFPQEVIDEYAALGIDLPALFSAGHLGERMGVTIVEAAADRVVGTMPVEGNTQPYGLLHGGASAVLAETLGSIGSMLHGGASKIAVGVDLNCTHHRGARSGLVTGVATPVHRGRSTATYEIVITDEQDKRVCTARLTCLLRDAPRPDAG; this is translated from the coding sequence ATGGGCGAGCAGACCGCACCCCTCTTCCCGCAGGAAGTCATCGACGAGTACGCGGCACTCGGCATCGACCTGCCCGCCCTCTTCTCCGCCGGCCACCTCGGCGAACGCATGGGCGTGACCATCGTCGAGGCCGCCGCCGACCGCGTCGTCGGCACCATGCCCGTCGAAGGGAACACCCAGCCCTACGGCCTCCTGCACGGCGGCGCCTCCGCCGTCCTCGCCGAGACCCTCGGCTCCATCGGCTCCATGCTCCACGGCGGCGCGAGCAAGATCGCCGTCGGCGTCGACCTGAACTGCACCCACCACCGAGGCGCCCGCAGCGGCCTCGTCACCGGCGTCGCCACCCCCGTACACCGGGGCAGGTCGACCGCCACGTACGAGATCGTCATCACCGACGAACAGGACAAGCGGGTCTGCACCGCCCGCCTCACCTGCCTCCTCCGCGACGCCCCCCGCCCCGACGCCGGCTGA
- the polA gene encoding DNA polymerase I, with protein sequence MAETASKKTADNRPRLLLMDGHSLAYRAFFALPAENFTTAVGQPTNAVYGFMSMLANTLRDEAPTHFAVAFDVSRKTWRAQEFPEYKANRSKTPDEFKGQVELIGELLDAMHADRFAVDGFEADDVIATLATQAEAAGFEVLIVTGDRDSFQLITENVTVLYPTKGVSELTRFTPEKVFEKYGLTPQQYPDFAALRGDPSDNLPGIPGVGEKTAAKWINQFGSFAELVERAEEVKGKAGQNFRDHLDAVKMNRVLTEMVRDVELPKSPAELERAPYDRTAVTGVLDILEIRNPSLRERLLAVDPGAAEAEPPAPAAGIELDGAVLGSGEVAPWLEAHGAQPLGVMTVDTWSLGAGTVTEVALAAADGAAAWLDPAQLEEADERAFAAWVADPERPKVLHNAKNVMRVFPEMGWQLEGVTMDTALAAYLVKPGRRSFALDALAVEYLGRELAPAAASDGQLAFGADDRAEQDALMAQARAVLDLGDAFTARLKEVGAAELLHDMELPTSILLARLERHGIAADRAHLEGMEQQFAGTVQQAVKEAHAAVGREFNLGSPKQLQEILFGELGLPKTKKTKTGYTTDADALAWLAAQTEHELPVLMLRHREQAKLRVTVEGLIKTIAADGRIHTTFNQTVAATGRLSSTDPNLQNIPVRTDEGRAIRRGFVVGEGFETLMTADYSQIELRVMAHLSEDAGLIEAFTSGEDLHTTVASQVFGVEKGAVDPEMRRKIKAMSYGLAYGLSAFGLSQQLNIDPAEARVLMDTYFERFGGVRDYLHRVVEEARATGYTETILGRRRYLPDLNSDNRQRREAAERMALNAPIQGTAADIVKVAMLRVDKALREAELTSRMLLQVHDEIVLEIAEGERKQVEQILRHEMAGAVELRAPLDVSVGVGKDWESAAH encoded by the coding sequence GTGGCTGAGACGGCATCGAAGAAGACGGCAGACAACCGACCGCGCCTGCTCCTCATGGACGGGCACTCCCTGGCGTACCGGGCGTTCTTCGCCCTGCCCGCGGAGAATTTCACGACGGCGGTGGGGCAGCCGACGAATGCCGTGTACGGCTTCATGTCGATGCTGGCGAACACCCTGCGTGACGAGGCGCCCACGCACTTCGCGGTGGCGTTCGACGTGTCCCGCAAGACGTGGCGTGCCCAGGAGTTCCCGGAGTACAAGGCGAACCGCTCCAAGACCCCCGACGAGTTCAAGGGGCAGGTGGAGCTGATCGGCGAGCTGCTGGACGCGATGCACGCGGACCGGTTCGCGGTCGACGGCTTCGAGGCGGACGACGTCATCGCGACGCTGGCGACCCAGGCCGAGGCGGCCGGGTTCGAGGTGCTGATCGTCACCGGCGACCGGGACTCCTTCCAGCTGATCACGGAGAACGTGACCGTGCTGTACCCCACCAAGGGGGTCTCCGAGCTGACCCGGTTCACCCCGGAGAAGGTTTTCGAGAAGTACGGGCTCACCCCGCAGCAGTATCCGGACTTCGCGGCCCTGCGCGGCGACCCGTCGGACAACCTGCCGGGCATTCCGGGGGTCGGTGAGAAGACGGCCGCGAAGTGGATCAACCAGTTCGGTTCGTTCGCCGAGCTGGTGGAGCGGGCCGAGGAGGTCAAGGGCAAGGCCGGGCAGAATTTCCGGGACCACCTGGACGCGGTGAAGATGAACCGGGTGCTGACCGAGATGGTCCGGGACGTGGAGCTGCCGAAGTCCCCGGCCGAGCTGGAGCGCGCCCCGTACGACCGCACGGCGGTCACCGGTGTCCTGGACATACTGGAGATCCGCAACCCGAGCCTGCGCGAGCGCCTTCTCGCCGTCGACCCGGGTGCGGCGGAGGCCGAGCCGCCCGCGCCCGCCGCCGGTATCGAGTTGGACGGAGCCGTGCTCGGCTCCGGTGAGGTCGCCCCGTGGCTGGAGGCGCACGGTGCGCAGCCGCTCGGCGTGATGACCGTGGACACCTGGTCGCTCGGCGCCGGTACGGTCACCGAGGTCGCGCTCGCCGCCGCCGACGGGGCCGCCGCCTGGCTGGATCCGGCGCAGCTGGAGGAGGCCGACGAGCGGGCGTTCGCCGCGTGGGTGGCGGACCCGGAGCGGCCGAAGGTCCTGCACAACGCGAAGAACGTGATGCGGGTCTTCCCTGAGATGGGCTGGCAGCTCGAAGGCGTCACCATGGACACCGCGCTCGCCGCGTATCTGGTGAAGCCGGGCCGCCGCTCCTTCGCCCTGGACGCGCTGGCCGTGGAGTATCTGGGCCGCGAGCTGGCCCCGGCCGCCGCCTCCGACGGGCAGCTGGCCTTCGGCGCGGACGACCGGGCCGAGCAGGACGCCCTGATGGCGCAGGCCCGCGCGGTGCTGGACCTGGGCGACGCGTTCACCGCCCGGCTGAAGGAGGTGGGCGCGGCCGAGCTGCTCCATGACATGGAGCTGCCGACCTCGATCCTTCTGGCCCGGCTGGAGCGGCACGGCATCGCCGCGGACCGGGCCCATCTGGAAGGCATGGAGCAGCAGTTCGCGGGGACCGTGCAGCAGGCGGTGAAGGAGGCGCACGCGGCGGTGGGCCGGGAGTTCAATCTCGGGTCGCCCAAGCAGCTCCAGGAGATCCTCTTCGGTGAGCTGGGCCTGCCGAAGACGAAGAAGACCAAGACCGGATACACGACGGACGCGGACGCGCTGGCCTGGCTGGCCGCGCAGACCGAGCACGAGCTGCCCGTCCTGATGCTGCGCCACCGCGAGCAGGCGAAGCTCCGGGTCACTGTCGAGGGCCTGATCAAGACGATCGCCGCCGACGGCCGCATCCACACCACGTTCAACCAGACGGTGGCGGCGACCGGCCGGCTCTCCTCCACCGACCCGAACCTCCAGAACATCCCCGTCCGCACCGACGAGGGCCGGGCGATCCGCCGCGGCTTCGTCGTCGGCGAGGGCTTCGAGACGCTGATGACGGCGGACTACAGCCAGATCGAACTGCGGGTGATGGCCCACCTCTCCGAGGACGCCGGTCTCATCGAGGCGTTCACCTCCGGCGAGGACCTGCACACCACGGTCGCCTCCCAGGTCTTCGGCGTGGAGAAGGGCGCCGTCGACCCGGAGATGCGCCGCAAGATCAAGGCCATGTCGTACGGCCTGGCCTACGGTCTCTCCGCGTTCGGCCTCTCCCAGCAGCTGAACATCGACCCCGCCGAGGCGCGGGTGCTGATGGACACCTACTTCGAGCGGTTCGGCGGCGTACGGGACTATCTCCACCGGGTCGTCGAGGAGGCGCGGGCCACCGGCTACACCGAGACCATCCTCGGCCGCCGCCGCTACCTCCCCGACCTGAACAGCGACAACCGCCAGCGCCGCGAGGCCGCCGAGCGGATGGCGCTCAACGCCCCGATCCAGGGCACCGCCGCCGACATCGTGAAGGTGGCGATGCTGCGGGTGGACAAGGCGCTGCGGGAGGCGGAGCTGACCTCGCGGATGCTGCTCCAGGTCCACGACGAAATCGTGCTGGAGATCGCCGAGGGCGAGCGGAAGCAGGTGGAGCAGATCCTGCGCCACGAGATGGCGGGCGCCGTGGAGCTGCGCGCCCCGCTGGACGTCTCGGTCGGCGTCGGCAAGGACTGGGAGTCGGCGGCCCACTGA
- a CDS encoding DUF4184 family protein, with protein sequence MPFTLSHAAAVLPAVRRNGTARWGLFPSALVAGSFAPDVTYFADTVIPGAMRFGDFTHTFLGVVTVNVLIAAALVAVWAALREPLVALVPVRVRGRVHAFVRGQRWTRESFGPHAWLVFVGSAALGAATHVVWDAFTHHSRWGTELLPVLNRSVGGFPLYQFAQYGSSAAALAVLVRFVATGLRRAAANPLPEALPALGRGERWGALGLLAACVVVGIAHRCVRFYTHFGRIENPLDIIPTACFGAGAGLAGGLLLYGVWMRLLRKRRPEEDRPEQAPVADESPAGASTAA encoded by the coding sequence ATGCCGTTCACGCTCAGCCATGCCGCCGCCGTGCTCCCGGCGGTCCGCCGGAACGGGACCGCCCGCTGGGGGCTGTTCCCCTCTGCCCTCGTCGCCGGTTCGTTCGCGCCCGACGTCACCTACTTCGCGGACACGGTGATCCCCGGGGCCATGCGGTTCGGCGACTTCACGCACACGTTCCTCGGCGTGGTCACCGTGAACGTGCTGATCGCCGCCGCGCTGGTGGCGGTGTGGGCGGCGCTGCGGGAGCCGCTGGTGGCGCTGGTTCCGGTACGCGTACGGGGCCGCGTCCACGCCTTCGTACGGGGGCAGCGGTGGACCCGGGAGTCGTTCGGGCCGCACGCCTGGCTGGTGTTCGTGGGGTCGGCCGCGCTCGGGGCGGCCACGCATGTGGTGTGGGACGCGTTCACCCACCACAGCCGGTGGGGCACGGAGTTGCTGCCCGTCCTGAACCGGAGCGTCGGGGGCTTCCCGCTCTACCAGTTCGCGCAGTACGGCAGTTCGGCGGCGGCCCTGGCGGTGCTGGTCCGGTTCGTCGCCACCGGGCTGCGGCGCGCGGCCGCGAACCCGCTGCCGGAGGCGCTCCCGGCGCTCGGCCGGGGTGAACGGTGGGGCGCGCTCGGGCTGCTGGCCGCCTGCGTGGTGGTGGGCATCGCCCACCGGTGTGTGCGCTTCTACACGCACTTCGGGCGGATCGAGAACCCCCTCGACATCATCCCGACGGCCTGCTTCGGCGCGGGCGCCGGGCTGGCGGGCGGTCTGCTGCTGTACGGGGTGTGGATGCGGCTGCTGCGGAAGCGGCGGCCGGAGGAGGACAGGCCGGAGCAGGCACCCGTGGCGGACGAATCCCCGGCAGGGGCGTCCACCGCGGCCTGA